In one window of Micromonospora cathayae DNA:
- a CDS encoding phage head completion protein — translation MRLRDQVTRVRAPLVDGPYGNQQRDWDNATAQPYPAEVQPVSSTEDVVNQQQTVTRWRMFLGADADLEATDRFEWDGGTYEVDGDVERWKRRGVLHHLEAVLMRVDLAEG, via the coding sequence GTGAGACTGCGTGACCAGGTGACCCGGGTCCGGGCTCCGCTGGTCGACGGCCCCTACGGCAACCAGCAGCGGGACTGGGACAACGCCACCGCGCAGCCCTACCCGGCCGAGGTGCAGCCCGTGTCCAGCACCGAGGACGTCGTCAACCAGCAGCAGACCGTCACTCGGTGGCGGATGTTCCTCGGCGCGGACGCCGACCTCGAGGCAACCGACCGGTTCGAGTGGGACGGCGGCACCTACGAGGTCGACGGGGACGTGGAGCGGTGGAAGCGGCGCGGGGTGCTCCACCACCTGGAGGCGGTACTGATGCGCGTCGACCTGGCGGAGGGATGA
- a CDS encoding head maturation protease, ClpP-related produces the protein MSEHVLPELPPHLERLRSRPTAKTGDWYRIEAKATRSAVVSIYDEIGWTGTTAKDFAAELRALDVDEITLRLNSPGGDAWDGIAIYNALRDHQATVHVVVDGLAASAASFIAQAGGRITMNRGAQMMIHDAAGLAIGNARDMRDMAEVLDRVSDSIAGIYADRSGRPAGQFREAMARDTWYTAAEAVEAGLADEVADPDGPTAATNSSQPKVTAAEAARRIHAAALKVTPTVQVGNEHEKGAGRMDPAKIREALGLAPGASDDEVRATLGASGLVGNSTSPTGPAPAPTPQPTPTPSPGSPTPAPDAPAPQPTPRPSAAGGQMVIDQAAWDAQQDTIRRLEAAEARRRREERDQVINQAVQDGKFPPARKQHYERVWDADPEGARELIAGLAKNVVPVAALGYAGDGTDADFDLEFAGLFPPNRKGA, from the coding sequence ATGTCCGAGCATGTGCTGCCGGAGCTGCCGCCGCACCTGGAGCGGCTGCGGTCGCGGCCGACAGCGAAGACGGGCGACTGGTACCGCATCGAAGCCAAGGCCACCCGGTCGGCGGTGGTGTCCATCTACGACGAGATCGGCTGGACAGGCACCACGGCGAAGGACTTCGCCGCTGAGCTGCGTGCCCTGGACGTCGACGAGATCACGTTGCGGCTGAACTCGCCCGGCGGGGACGCGTGGGACGGCATCGCCATCTACAACGCCCTGCGGGACCACCAGGCCACGGTGCATGTGGTCGTGGACGGTCTCGCGGCATCAGCGGCGTCGTTCATCGCGCAGGCCGGCGGCCGGATCACCATGAACCGCGGCGCGCAGATGATGATCCACGACGCGGCGGGTCTGGCAATCGGTAACGCCCGCGACATGCGGGACATGGCCGAGGTCCTCGACCGGGTGTCGGACTCCATCGCCGGTATCTACGCCGACCGGTCCGGACGCCCCGCCGGCCAGTTCCGGGAGGCGATGGCCCGCGACACCTGGTACACCGCCGCCGAGGCGGTTGAGGCCGGTCTCGCCGACGAGGTCGCCGACCCGGACGGGCCGACCGCCGCCACGAACTCCTCACAGCCGAAGGTCACGGCTGCTGAGGCTGCCCGCCGCATCCACGCGGCGGCACTGAAGGTCACCCCCACCGTTCAGGTGGGGAACGAACACGAGAAGGGAGCCGGCCGCATGGATCCGGCGAAGATCCGAGAGGCGCTGGGGCTGGCTCCCGGTGCTTCCGATGACGAGGTCAGGGCCACTCTCGGTGCGTCCGGTCTCGTCGGCAACAGCACCTCGCCCACCGGTCCGGCTCCGGCGCCCACGCCGCAGCCGACCCCTACCCCGTCGCCGGGCTCCCCGACGCCGGCACCGGACGCTCCCGCCCCGCAGCCCACGCCCCGCCCGTCGGCGGCCGGTGGGCAGATGGTCATCGACCAGGCGGCGTGGGACGCCCAGCAGGACACGATCCGCCGGCTGGAGGCCGCCGAAGCGCGCCGTCGCCGCGAGGAGCGTGACCAGGTCATCAACCAGGCGGTGCAGGACGGGAAGTTCCCGCCGGCCCGCAAGCAGCACTACGAGCGGGTGTGGGACGCCGACCCGGAGGGCGCCCGCGAGCTGATCGCCGGTCTGGCGAAGAACGTCGTGCCGGTCGCGGCGCTCGGCTACGCCGGCGACGGCACCGACGCTGACTTCGACCTGGAGTTCGCCGGGCTGTTCCCGCCGAACCGGAAGGGGGCCTGA
- a CDS encoding HK97-gp10 family putative phage morphogenesis protein, translating into MVEVDNKPLRPQVLAALSQVPEVAREVRTVANAIRRDARRLARKQTGTLRRNIQVERVYDPDTGFVKFLVGWGPAAWYGWMVETGTEDTPPAPHLVPAAIKNGAVAPEGGDR; encoded by the coding sequence GTGGTGGAGGTCGACAACAAGCCGCTGCGCCCCCAGGTCCTCGCCGCCCTGTCTCAGGTGCCGGAGGTGGCGCGGGAGGTCCGGACGGTCGCCAACGCGATCCGCCGCGACGCCCGTCGCCTGGCCAGGAAGCAGACCGGCACGCTGCGCCGCAACATTCAGGTCGAGCGGGTCTACGACCCCGACACCGGGTTCGTGAAGTTCCTGGTGGGGTGGGGGCCGGCCGCCTGGTACGGGTGGATGGTCGAGACCGGCACCGAGGACACCCCGCCGGCACCGCACCTGGTGCCGGCGGCCATCAAGAACGGGGCGGTCGCCCCGGAGGGCGGTGACCGGTGA
- a CDS encoding capsid cement protein — translation MADYTPVYAGGAQPMTKTASTSITGGTLVEATTASAVGTAGAASTKVVGVAAHDAASGARVTVWPLNNVEHEITSTGTIAVGDGIASGASGVAATAAVATAAAAGTLIGRATTGATGGAKVRFVGGS, via the coding sequence ATGGCCGACTACACCCCGGTCTACGCAGGCGGCGCGCAGCCGATGACGAAGACCGCGAGCACCAGCATCACCGGCGGCACGCTCGTCGAGGCCACCACCGCCAGTGCCGTCGGCACCGCCGGTGCTGCGTCCACGAAGGTCGTCGGGGTGGCAGCCCACGACGCGGCCAGTGGCGCGCGGGTCACCGTGTGGCCGCTGAACAACGTCGAACACGAGATCACCTCCACCGGCACGATCGCCGTCGGCGACGGCATCGCCTCCGGTGCGTCCGGTGTCGCGGCGACCGCCGCGGTCGCCACCGCCGCCGCTGCCGGCACCCTGATCGGTCGCGCCACCACTGGCGCGACCGGCGGTGCCAAGGTCCGATTCGTCGGCGGCAGCTGA
- a CDS encoding phage portal protein family protein gives MTAPVNEIGYAHTGQSWWSVDEEPTPELRWPESVAVYDAMRTQDSQVGSVLRAVTYPLRRTPWRIAPAGASAEVTEFIADNLGLPIAGQDPKPLSRTRDRFSWPEHLRLALLMLPFGHMFFEQVYRIDGEGRARLRKLAPRMPRTIEKVDVASDGGLISITQYSAKTGDRARSIPVDRLVAYVLEQEGGNWLGRSVLRGCYKNWLIKDRLLRVQAQTIERNGMGVPLYTGAENETDLSKGAQMAQAWRAGQTAGSAVPYGAKMELVGVTGSLPDADKPIRYHDEQIARAVLAHFLNLGTQTGSWALGTTFADFFTLSLQTLAEQIADVATQHIVEDLVDVNFGESEPAPRVTFDEIGSRQAATAEALRILTEAGIILPDRSLEGHVRQTYGLPPKDPRPARVASPDAVEGGDPGGGQAQ, from the coding sequence ATGACCGCACCGGTGAACGAAATCGGGTACGCCCACACCGGCCAGAGCTGGTGGTCGGTCGACGAGGAGCCGACTCCGGAGCTGCGCTGGCCGGAGTCGGTGGCCGTGTACGACGCGATGCGCACCCAGGATTCTCAGGTCGGGTCGGTGTTGCGGGCGGTCACCTACCCGCTGCGGCGGACGCCCTGGCGGATCGCTCCGGCGGGGGCGTCCGCCGAGGTCACCGAGTTCATCGCGGACAATCTGGGGCTGCCGATCGCAGGTCAGGACCCGAAGCCGCTGTCGCGGACCCGGGACCGGTTCTCGTGGCCGGAGCATCTGCGGCTGGCGCTGCTGATGCTGCCGTTCGGGCACATGTTCTTCGAGCAGGTGTACCGCATCGACGGCGAGGGCCGGGCCCGGCTGCGGAAGCTGGCGCCGCGCATGCCACGCACGATCGAGAAGGTCGACGTGGCCTCGGACGGCGGTCTGATCTCGATCACCCAGTACAGCGCGAAGACAGGCGACCGGGCACGGTCCATCCCGGTGGACCGGCTGGTGGCGTACGTGCTGGAGCAGGAGGGCGGCAACTGGCTGGGCCGGTCGGTACTGCGGGGCTGCTACAAGAACTGGCTCATCAAGGACAGATTGCTCAGGGTCCAGGCGCAGACCATCGAACGCAACGGCATGGGCGTGCCGTTGTATACCGGGGCCGAGAACGAGACGGACCTGAGCAAGGGCGCGCAGATGGCGCAAGCGTGGCGGGCTGGTCAGACGGCCGGCTCAGCTGTCCCCTACGGCGCGAAGATGGAGCTTGTTGGGGTGACCGGGTCGCTGCCGGACGCCGATAAGCCGATCCGCTACCACGACGAGCAGATCGCCCGGGCGGTCCTCGCGCACTTCCTCAACCTCGGCACCCAGACGGGCAGCTGGGCGTTGGGGACGACGTTCGCGGACTTCTTCACGCTGAGCCTGCAGACCTTGGCGGAGCAGATTGCCGATGTGGCCACGCAGCACATCGTGGAGGACCTGGTCGACGTGAACTTCGGCGAGTCGGAGCCGGCACCGCGGGTGACGTTCGACGAGATCGGTTCCCGGCAGGCGGCGACCGCTGAGGCGCTGCGGATCCTCACCGAGGCCGGGATCATCCTGCCCGACCGGTCGTTGGAGGGCCACGTCCGGCAGACCTACGGGCTGCCGCCGAAGGACCCGCGCCCGGCCCGTGTCGCCTCTCCAGACGCTGTCGAGGGGGGTGATCCGGGTGGGGGGCAAGCCCAGTAA